A genomic region of Hypomesus transpacificus isolate Combined female chromosome 19, fHypTra1, whole genome shotgun sequence contains the following coding sequences:
- the LOC124481725 gene encoding aminopeptidase N-like — MGEGFYISKVLGVTLIIFGVGAVATIIALSVVYSQEKSNNGVEPTNGEVTPTTTASTPTTPTTPKEPWDHYRLPDSLAPVSYNVTLWPRLQINPDGLYIFTGHSTVVFKCVKETDLILIHSNKLNLTLFEGHHAKLTGLDGATAPSLMKTRLEEKTEYLVVQLNSKLTVGKSYELYTDFVGELSDDLGGFYRSEYFEDSVKKVVATTQMQPTDARKAFPCFDEPAMKAIFHMTIIHDHGTVALANAMNYEPINVTIGGQSLSQTSFEPTEIMSTYLLAFVVSDFSFIGTPEGAKVLIRIWARRKAIEEGQGLYALNKTGPILEFFEKYYNSSYPLNKSDQIALPDFSAGAMENWGLITYRETALLYNPTMSSNGDKEWVATVISHELAHMWFGNLVTMKWWNDLWLNEGFASYVSYLGADSAEPTWNIKNLIVLNEVHGVMAVDALASSHPLSSKEEDIMRPEQISELFDSITYSKGAAVLRMLSDFLTEPVFAKGLSTYLNEFQYGNTVYTDLWRHLQMAVDSTTPSLELPHSVEIIMNRWILQMGFPVVNINTNSGGITQNHFLLDPNSVVDRPSEFNYEWFVPIKWIKNGVNQKQHWLLTKTGTHTPMKTTGSEWVLANTDVSGFYRVNYDLTNWERLLTQLDTDHEKIPLINRAQIIDDAFNLARAKIVETTLALRTTKFLLKEREYMPWQTTQRNLDYFILMFDRSEVYGPMQAYIKKQVTPLFNHFKNITTNWTKIPDSHTDQYNQVNAISLACSTGVEGCSELTTGWYKQWMNNPLNNPIHPNLRSTVYCSAIAAGGVKEWDFGWDMYKNATIASEADKLMSALSCTKVPWLLNRYLEYSLDPEKIRKQDATFTIVYIAGNVVGQPLAWDFVRAKWDFIFNDYGGGGLSFSRLIDGVTRRFSNEFDLKQLQQFKDENIEGGFGSATLALDQALERTRANKEWVTENREQVLKWFTDESTSAAY; from the exons ATGGGGGAAGGATTCTACATCAGCAAGGTTTTGGGAGTCACGTTGATCATATTTGGTGTTGGAGCTGTGGCCACCATCATTGCTTTGTCAGTTGTTTATTCTCAGGAAAAGTCGAACAATGGGGTTGAGCCCACTAATGGGGAAGTTACACCCACCACAACTGCTTCTACCCCTACCACCCCGACAACCCCAAAGGAACCATGGGACCACTACCGGCTGCCTGACTCTTTGGCACCCGTCTCCTACAATGTAACTCTGTGGCCACGACTGCAGATAAACCCAGATGGCCTCTACATCTTCACAGGACATTCGACTGTGGTCTTCAAGTGTGTGAAGGAGACAGACCTGATCCTCATTCACTCTAACAAGCTTAACCTGACCCTGTTTGAAGGACACCATGCCAAACTGACTGGGCTAGATGGAGCTACTGCACCCAGCTTGATGAAAACCAGGttggaggagaagacagagtaCCTTGTAGTTCAGCTGAATAGTAAACTAACTGTTGGAAAGTCGTACGAGCTCTATACCGATTTTGTAGGAGAGTTGTCAGATGATCTGGGAGGATTCTACAGGAGTGAATATTTTGAGGACTCTGTGAAAAA agTTGTAGCTACCACTCAAATGCAGCCAACAGATGCCCGAAAAGCCTTTCCGTGCTTTGATGAGCCTGCGATGAAAGCCATCTTCCACATGACCATCATTCATGATCATGGAACTGTGGCTCTGGCCAATGCAATGAATTACG AACCAATAAACGTTACCATCGGAGGCCAGTCTCTCAGCCAAACCAGTTTCGAACCAACAGAGATTATGTCCACCTATTTACTGGCTTTTGTAGTCAGTGACTTCAGTTTTATCGGAACACCTGAAGGTGCTAAAGTTCTG aTCAGAATCTGGGCACGCAGAAAAGCCATTGAAGAAGGTCAGGGACTTTACGCTCTTAATAAAACTGGGCCAATCCTGGAGTTCTTTGAAAAATATTATAACTCCAGCTACCCTTTAAACAAATCGG ACCAGATTGCTCTACCTGACTTTAGTGCTGGAGCTATGGAAAACTGGGGCCTCATCACCTACAGAGAAACTGCCCTTTTATACAATCCTACAATGTCCTCCAATGGAGATAAGGAGTGGGTGGCCACAGTTATATCCCATGAACTGGCTCACATG TGGTTTGGGAACCTGGTGACCATGAAATGGTGGAATGATTTATGGCTAAATGAAGGCTTCGCCTCCTATGTCTCCTATCTCGGAGCTGACTCTGCAGAACCTACATGGAACATT AAAAATCTTATTGTCCTGAATGAAGTCCATGGTGTAATGGCTGTGGATGcccttgcctcctcccacccACTCTCATCCAAAGAGGAGGATATCATGAGACCTGAGCAAATCAGTGAGCTGTTTGACTCCATTACTTACAGCAAG GGTGCTGCTGTGTTAAGGATGCTTTCAGATTTCTTAACTGAGCCTGTCTTTGCCAAAGGACTTAGT ACTTACTTGAATGAGTTTCAGTATGGCAACACTGTCTACACAGATCTTTGGAGGCATCTTCAAATG GCAGTGGACAGCACTACTCCAAGCTTGGAGCTGCCACACTCTGTGGAAATCATCATGAACCGGTGGATCCTACAAATGGGATTCCCTGTGGTCAATATCAACACCAACAGTGGAGGCATTACCCAGAATCACTTTCTACTGGACCCCAACTCAGTTGTGGACAGACCATCTGAATTCAA TTATGAGTGGTTTGTTCCCATAAAGTGGATCAAAAACGGTGTAAATCAGAAACAGCACTGGCTACTCACAAAAACAG GTACTCACACACCAATGAAAACCACTGGAAGTGAGTGGGTGCTGGCCAATACTGACGTGTCTGGGTTCTATAGAGTGAACTATGACCTTACTAACTGGGAACGCCTCCTTACCCAGCTGGACACCGACCACgag aaAATTCCTTTGATCAACAGAGCTCAAATTATTGATGATGCTTTTAATCTTGCAAG GGCAAAGATTGTGGAGACCACACTGGCTTTGAGAACTACTAAATTCCTCCTCAAGGAGAGAGAGTATATGCCTTGGCAGACTACCCAGAGGAACCTGGACTATTTCATCCTCATGTTTGACCGTAGTGAGGTTTATGGACCTATGCAG GCTTACATCAAGAAACAAGTCACACCTCTTTTCAACCATTTTAAAAATATCACCACAAACTGGACAAAAATCCCTGACTCTCATACTGACCA GTACAACCAAGTCAATGCCATCTCTTTGGCATGCAGTACTGGTGTGGAGGGATGTTCTGAGTTGACCACAGGCTGGTACAAACAATGGATGAACAATCCCTTGAATAACCC GATTCATCCCAACCTGAGATCCACCGTGTACTGTAGTGCCATAGCAGCTGGAGGGGTGAAGGAGTGGGACTTTGGCTGGGACATGTACAAGAATGCCACCATAGCCTCAGAGGCCGACAAGCTGATGTCCGCTCTGTCATGTACAAAAGTGCCATGGCTACTGAACAG GTATTTGGAATATAGCCTGGATCCAGAAAAAATTCGCAAGCAGGATGCTACTTTCACGATTGTTTATATTGCTGGCAATGTTGTCGGGCAGCCCCTGGCCTGGGACTTTGTCAGAGCTAAATGGGACTTTATATTCAATGA cTATGGTGGAGGTGGACTTTCATTTTCAAGGCTTATCGATGGTGTGACCCGACGTTTCTCAAACGAATTTGATTTAAAACAG TTGCAGCAGTTCAAGGACGAAAACATTGAAGGAGGCTTTGGTTCAGCCACACTGGCATTGGACCAAGCCCTGGAGAGAACCAGAGCTAACAAAGAGTGGGTGACAGAGAACAGGGAGCAGGTGCTTAAGTGGTTCACTGATGAATCTACTTCAGCTGCTTACTAA